Proteins co-encoded in one Salvia splendens isolate huo1 chromosome 4, SspV2, whole genome shotgun sequence genomic window:
- the LOC121799787 gene encoding ATP-citrate synthase beta chain protein 2-like — MATGQLFSKTTQALFYNYKQLPIQRMLDFDFLCGRETPSVAGIINPGSEGFQKLFFGQEEIAIPVHSAIEAACAAHPTADVFINFASFRSAAASSMAALKQPTIKVVAIIAEGVPESDAKQLIAYAKANNKVVIGPATVGGIQAGAFKIGDTAGTIDNIIQCKLYRPGSVGFVSKSGGMSNELYNTIARVTDGIYEGIAIGGDVFPGSTLSDHVLRFNNIPQVKMIVVLGELGGRDEYSLVEALKQGKISKPVVAWVSGTCATLFKSEVQFGHAGAKSGGEMESAQAKNEALREAGAVVPTSFEAFEGTIKEAFEKLAEAGKISQVKEVKPPQIPEDLSSAIKSGKVRAPTHIISTISDDRGEEPMYAGVPMSSIVEQGLGVGDVISLLWFKRSLPRYCTRFIEICVMLCADHGPCVSGAHNTIVTARAGKDLVSSLVSGLLTIGPRFGGAIDDAARYFKDAYDKGLTPYEFVESMKKKGIRVPGIGHRIKRGDNRDKRVELLQLFARTNFPSVKYMEYAVEVETYTLSKANNLVLNVDGAIGSLFLDLLAGSGMFTKQEIDEIVGIGYLNGLFVLARSIGLIGHTFDQKRLKQPLYRHPWEDVLYTK; from the exons ATGGCGACAGGACAGCTTTTCTCGAAAACCACTCAAGCATTGTTTTATAATTACAAGCAACTGCCGATTCAGCGGATGCTTGATTTTGATTTCCTTTGTG GCAGGGAAACACCATCTGTTGCTGGAATTATAAATCCTGGTTCTGAGGGATTCCAGAAACTATTTTTTGGTCAAGAGGAAATTGCGATTCCAGTCCATTCTGC TATCGAAGCCGCTTGTGCTGCACATCCGACAGCTGATGTTTTCATTAACTTTGCATCATTCAGAAG TGCTGCAGCTTCATCTATGGCTGCTCTGAAGCAGCCAACAATCAAAGTTGTGGCCATTATAGCTGAAGGTGTCCCTGAGTCTGACGCCAAGCAGTTGATTGCATATGCCAAAGCAAACAACAAG GTTGTCATTGGTCCAGCAACAGTCGGAGGTATTCAAGCTGGTGCATTTAAGATCGGTGATACTGCTGGGACAATTGATAATATTATACAGTGCAAGCTGTACAGGCCGGGGTCTGTTGGCTTCGTATCAAAATCT GGTGGAATGTCTAATGAATTATACAACACAATTGCTCGTGTCACGGATGGGATATATGAAG GTATTGCAATTGGAGGAGACGTTTTTCCTGGCTCAACACTTTCTGATCATGTCTTGCGATTCAACAACATTCCTCAG GTTAAAATGATAGTTGTTCTCGGGGAGCTTGGTGGACGTGATGAATATTCCCTAGTTGAAGCCCTTAAACAGGGGAAAATCAGTAAACCAGTCGTTGCATGGGTCAGTGGAACTTGTGCTACACTCTTCAAGTCAGAAGTACAATTCGGTCATGCG GGGGCAAAGAGTGGTGGAGAGATGGAATCTGCACAGGCCAAGAATGAAGCACTCAGAGAAGCTGGAGCTGTTGTTCCCACTTCTTTTGAGGCATTTGAAGGTACAATCAAGGAAGCATTCGAGAAATTG GCCGAGGCAGGAAAGATTTCCCAAGTAAAGGAAGTAAAACCCCCTCAAATACCGGAGGATCTTAGCAGTGCCATTAAGAGTGGAAAAGTTCGAGCTCCAACACATATTATTTCGACAATCTCTGATGATAGAG GTGAAGAGCCAATGTATGCTGGTGTCCCTATGTCATCCATTGTTGAACAAGGATTAGGTGTTGGTGACGTCATCTCTTTGCTGTGGTTCAAACGAAGCCTCCCACGTTACTGCACACGCTTTATTGAG ATTTGTGTCATGCTGTGTGCTGACCATGGTCCCTGCGTCTCTGGTGCTCACAACACCATTGTTACAGCCAGAGCTGGAAAAGACCTCGTTTCCAGTCTTGTCTCAG GTTTATTGACAATTGGACCACGATTTGGTGGTGCTATTGATGATGCTGCTCGTTACTTCAAGGATGCTTATGACAAG GGtcttactccttatgagtttgTCGAAAGCATGAAAAAGAAGGGCATTCGCGTTCCTGGCATTGGGCACAG AATCAAGAGGGGTGACAACAGAGATAAGAGAGTCGAGTTACTTCAACTCTTTGCACGCACCAACTTTCCATCTGTGAAATACATGGAATATGCAGTTGAAGTCGAAACCTACACCCTTTCAAAGGCGAACAACCTAGTCCTCAACGTCGATGGTGCCATTGGTTCCCTATTCTTGGACCTTCTTGCTGGTAGTGGCATGTTCACAAAGCAAGAAATTGATGAGATTGTTGGCATTGGCTACCTCAATGGCCTCTTCGTGCTGGCTCGTTCCATAGGTCTCATTGG GCACACTTTTGACCAGAAGCGACTGAAACAGCCTCTCTACCGTCACCCATGGGAAGATGTGCTCTACACCAAGTAA